A window of Cohnella herbarum contains these coding sequences:
- a CDS encoding ArsB/NhaD family transporter: MILSFSILVFALTLALIIWRPKGLNEAFFAAPAALLLLLTGSLAWEDAAYIWQIVWNATLSLIGIMILTAVMDDNGFFRWAALHIVQRYHRRRIVLLVGLSALSCLITTFFNNDGTVLIMTPIVLEVTALLGMGLKARIAFLLSVGFMADTASATLMVSNLTNILTADFFGISFGDYARNMAFPGITASMATIAVLVSVFGRTIGKDTAAGRTVQSFPEPSSAIGNRIVFRLSWVILLLILIGYFGSEAMGMPVSFIACGGAIVLWLVGAATKSSDSARIVRRTPWLIVIFALAMNMIVYNLHLHGATEWFTEGLVPVAESGLAGAVFGSGVLFSLLAAVMNNLPAVLVSSLSISGLEDQSVLPFASLIGMSVGAKLTPLGSLATLLWLGLLRRDGIHIGWGAYMKYGFILTIPVLFVSLGALWLQHWLD; this comes from the coding sequence ATGATCTTGTCCTTCTCGATTCTCGTATTCGCGCTTACGCTAGCCTTGATTATTTGGCGACCCAAAGGATTAAACGAAGCGTTCTTCGCCGCTCCGGCGGCATTATTGCTTCTCTTGACGGGTTCGCTTGCATGGGAAGATGCCGCCTATATTTGGCAGATCGTGTGGAATGCTACTCTATCGCTTATCGGGATCATGATCCTGACCGCAGTCATGGACGACAACGGTTTTTTTCGCTGGGCGGCGCTCCACATCGTTCAACGCTATCATAGGAGACGGATTGTTCTTCTGGTCGGTCTATCCGCGTTGTCCTGTTTGATTACGACATTTTTCAATAACGACGGTACGGTGCTGATCATGACGCCGATCGTGCTCGAAGTGACGGCGCTGCTCGGGATGGGATTAAAAGCCCGGATCGCATTCCTGCTGTCCGTCGGCTTTATGGCGGATACGGCTAGCGCGACCCTCATGGTCAGTAATCTAACGAATATATTGACCGCGGATTTCTTCGGCATTTCATTCGGAGATTACGCGCGGAATATGGCATTCCCCGGAATTACGGCCTCGATGGCTACGATAGCGGTTCTCGTGTCTGTATTCGGCAGAACGATCGGCAAAGATACCGCAGCCGGGCGGACAGTACAGTCATTTCCCGAACCTTCTTCGGCAATCGGCAATCGTATCGTTTTCAGGTTATCATGGGTAATTCTATTGCTGATTCTTATCGGTTATTTCGGTTCGGAGGCGATGGGCATGCCAGTCTCGTTCATTGCTTGCGGGGGAGCGATCGTGTTATGGCTTGTTGGCGCAGCGACGAAAAGTTCCGATTCCGCGCGTATCGTGAGAAGAACCCCGTGGCTTATCGTAATATTCGCGTTGGCGATGAATATGATCGTGTACAATTTGCATTTGCATGGGGCAACGGAATGGTTTACCGAAGGATTGGTGCCGGTAGCCGAATCGGGACTCGCCGGAGCTGTTTTCGGATCGGGGGTACTCTTCTCGTTGCTTGCGGCGGTTATGAATAATCTTCCGGCAGTGCTTGTGTCTTCCTTATCCATATCCGGTCTCGAGGATCAGTCCGTGCTTCCGTTCGCCAGCTTGATCGGAATGTCGGTAGGGGCCAAGCTTACGCCGCTAGGCTCGTTAGCAACGCTACTGTGGCTCGGATTGCTGCGAAGAGACGGTATACATATTGGCTGGGGGGCATACATGAAATACGGATTTATTCTTACGATTCCGGTCTTATTCGTTTCGTTGGGGGCACTCTGGCTGCAGCATTGGCTCGATTAG